One window of Serinus canaria isolate serCan28SL12 chromosome 3, serCan2020, whole genome shotgun sequence genomic DNA carries:
- the POU3F2 gene encoding LOW QUALITY PROTEIN: POU domain, class 3, transcription factor 2 (The sequence of the model RefSeq protein was modified relative to this genomic sequence to represent the inferred CDS: deleted 1 base in 1 codon), which translates to MATAASNHYSLLASGSPMVHAEPPGGMQPGGGYRDAGALVQADYALQSNGHPLSHAHQWIAALSHGGPGGGGGGGGGGGGGGGGGGEAPWSAGALGQPDIKPAVVQAGGRGDELPPPPQHPPPGRAPHLVHHEVSVKGALESHFLKCPKPSAQEITSLADSLQLEKEVVRVWFCNRRQKEKRMTPPGGTLPGAEDVYGASRDTPPHHGVQTPVQ; encoded by the exons ATGGCGACCGCAGCCTCCAACCACTACAGCCTGCTCGCCTCCGGCTCCCCCATGGTGCACGCCGAGCCGCCCGGCGGCATGCAGCCCGGCGGCGGCTACCGCGACGCCGGCGCCCTGGTGCAGGCGGACTACGCGCTGCAGAGCAACGGGCACCCGCTGAGCCACGCTCACCAGTGGATCGCGGCGCTGTCCCACGGCGGCcccggcggtggcggcggcggcggcggcggcgggggcggcggcggcggcggcggcggcgaggcGCCCTGGTCGGCGGGCGCGCTGGGCCAGCCCGACATCAAGCCGGCGGTGGTGCAGGCGGGCGGGCGCGGCGACgagctgccgccgccgccgcagcaCCCGCCGCCGGGGCGGGCGCCGCACCTGGTGCACCAT GAGGTGAGCGTCAAGGGCGCGCTGGAGAGCCACTTCCTCAAGTGCCCCAAGCCCTCTGCCCAGGAGATCACCTCGCTCGCGGACAGCCtacagctggagaaggaggtggTGAGAGTGTGGTTTTGTAACAGGAGACAGAAAGAGAAGCGCATGACTCCCCCGGGAGGGACGCTGCCGGGCGCCGAGGACGTGTACGGGGCCAGCAGGGACACGCCGCCGCACCACGGGGTGCAGACCCCCGTGCAGTGA